From the Xiphophorus maculatus strain JP 163 A chromosome 20, X_maculatus-5.0-male, whole genome shotgun sequence genome, one window contains:
- the glrx gene encoding glutaredoxin-1 — protein MAQQFVKAQIKGDKVVVFLKPSCPYCVVAQEVFSQYQFKPGHLECINISGRSDMNSLQDYFLETTGARSVPRVFIGEKCVGGGSDVQELDKSGKLKGMLESIGALQ, from the exons ATGGCGCAGCAGTTCGTGAAGGCTCAGATTAAAGGGGACAAAGTGGTGGTCTTTCTGAAGCCGTCGTGTCCCTACTGCGTCGTGGCTCAGGAGGTATTCTCCCAGTACCAGTTCAAGCCTGGCCATTTGGAGTGTATTAATATCAGTGGACGCAGCGACATGAACAGCCTCCAGGACTATTTCCTGGAAACCACCGGAGCCCGATCG gtCCCACGGGTGTTTATTGGTGAGAAGTGTGTGGGAGGAGGAAGTGACGTGCAAGAGCTGGACAAGAGTGGCAAGCTGAAGGGAATGCTGGAGTCTATCGGGGCCCTTCAGTGA